TCCAGACTGCTGTCCCTTAGAGATACCTAAGAGcatgaaaacatttgaaagacCCAGAAAATGAGAATCTGATTAGTGAAAAGAGACTTCTGGTGCTTCACTCTCAGTTTCCCAGGCAcccatgtggctggggagactGTACTGACCCAGGATGAAGAGAATGGGTAACTGTGTAGACTtcacaaaaaaaatcatttctctgTGTACTCCAGGAAGTGGACGAGACAGGCCAGTGTGGCTGTTCTGAAATGTTCAGCGAAGCTGAGTTCTTTCCCCTATCTCTAAGCCACTTATAAGTACTACTTCTATCCACAGACTTGCATAGGCTCTTTGAGGAAGGTTCACAAATAGGGCCTAGGATTATGGGGTAGCCCATGTCTAAGTAGCTTCTAAGGCACGAAAACAATGAGGAACTCCAGTCCTATTGGCCCTGGCCTAATTAAACCACTTGGATAAAGATGGACACACTAACAGGTTCATTACACTCCAGGGGTTCCCCTACCTTCCAGCGCCCTTCTGCCTGGAGGCTGAGCCCACAGACTGGCTGACCTCTGAGAACACTGACCCCCCTACTAGTTAGGTGGGTTTCAAGGGCCTGAGGCAGCATCTCTAGACCTCCACGAAGTGACCACTGGCTCCAGCGCTCAGCCAAGGCCTGGCGAATGAGTGCTGAGTCTGGCTGTGGGGTCCGCCCTGCAGAGGAAGCAAAGAAGAATCAttgaggctggatgcagtggctcacacttgtaatcccagcactttaggaggcggaggcgggtggatcacttgaggtcaggagtttgagaccagcctggccaacatagtgaaacttcgtctctaccaaaaaaaatacaaagattagctgggagtggtggcacatgtttgtaatcccaactacttaagaggctgaggcaggagaactgcttgagcctgggagacagaggttgcaatgagccaatctgagattgcaccactgcactccagcctaggtggcagagcaagactctgtctcaaaaaagaaaaaaagaatcattgaATAGCACCCTTTGTCCCCACTCCCTCACTTTGGCAGTCCTTAATATCTTCACCCTTTGAATCAATCCCCCCTCACCTGCCCCCAGCAGCAGGCCCAGTAATACGGAACGATGGGTTTGCTCAGCTTGGAAGAGACTGGGAAAACAGGACCTGATGCTGAGCTCACGGCTGTTGCCTGCAAACACTCCACGGCAGAGACTGTCCATGGCTAGAGACGCCACCTTAAGGGTGAGACTGGGACTAAGGAGCCAAAGAATAATCTACACTGACTGATTTCCACAGCCCGTATTTGGTAGGGAATGGGGGTGGGATAGGGTTTGGTTTGGGAGACATTCCCACTATGACAGAAGGATGGAAGTGAAGGCCTTCACTCCCAATAATGAGTTTTGGGAATTATGAGGGGGTGGGATAGGAAGAGAAGAGGGCATCTCCAAATGATACAGAAGAGCCCCTACGTGGTAGATTTGAACAGGGAGCTCTGCAGCTGGTTTAGGAGGGAAGATGCTTGGGGCCTCTGGGCAAGTGTCACCTCAGGTCCAAGGCGGCGCTGGGCAAAACTGTGCACGGTCTCATCAGGCTCTTTGCCCCGGGGCTTGGTCAGCTCCCTCAGCCCAGCCCAAAACAGAGGTTTGGAGAAGGGGGGTGAAGGGCGGAGTAGCCCCCTGCATGGAGAAAGACTTAGTGAGGGGGAAGCTCCTGACATACCTCCCCAGCTTCAGGCGCTGGGGTCATTTCCACTCATTTGGCTTCCTTTTGCTGGGAAGGCTgacagggagatgaagaaatggaaggcaggtcaggcacggtggctcacgtctgtaatcccagcactttgggaggccgaggcaggcggatcacaaggtcaggagttcgagaccagcctggccaatatggtgaaaccccatctctactaaaaatacaaaaaatagccggacgtggtggtgggcacctgtagttccagctactcgggaggctgaagcaggagaatcgcttgagcccgaaaggcggaggttgcagtgagccaagatcgcaccattgcactccatcctgggcgacagcgatactccgtctcaaaaaaaaaaaaaaaaaaaaagagaaagaaatggaagcatATGAGGATGAGGGCACAGTAAAAGCAGCGGAGGTGCTGGTGTTACCTGAGGCCAGTGGGCAGGGCATGCAGGGCACCGCCCACGTAGAGGAACCTGTTCTGGGCAGCTGGGTGGTCTCCCCGGACAGGCAGCACTTCTGAATCCAAGCCAAGCTCAGAAACCTGCTCTCCACAGGCCCTCAGAAGAGGAGAAACTAAGGGAAGGTCTGACCCACCAAACATACTTCCCCCTCTAAACTCTATTCCCCAATGGAAGCCCCCTCCACAACCTCTCTCCTAGACATCCCACAAGCCTCTCACCAGGAGCAAGGTCCGGGCCCCTAGGGCTCCCGCTGGCCTAATTCCCCGAGGTCCAAGCTCAAAGATAGCACCATTCGGGCCTCGAACAGAGCGAATCCAGCCTCCCAGACGCTCACTGCCCTCCACCAGGACCACCTGGCGACAAGAGGGAGCGACACTGCAGCACCGCCTGTAGCCGCCGGGGATAGgtcaggaggggaggggaagaggcacATTCAGAGGGCCAGGATCCATCTAACTTTTGATGGAAATGGGAAAAGAGCATTAAATGAAGCTCCCTCTGACACAGGTAGAGCACTCACCTTAGGGGGACACGGGGCCCGGCTCAGGTGGTAACTGGCGGCCAAGCCGCTGATGCCTCCGCCCAACACGACCACGGTCCGGCCCATGGGGAAACCTGGGGGAAAGGGGGCGATATGGACAGGCAGACCGGGGACACCCTGCGCTCCAGAAGCCCCGCCGGTTTTGCGTTCTATCCCCGGTCACTCACTGCTTTAAGGGAAACTACGTGTGCACAGATGGGCTGGTGGAACAGTGAGGTCCCCGTCCAGGGGCCAGGACTCACCCacaagagaggagaaaaaatgaGGCAGAAGGAGGTCGAGGTCCTAAGACCGTACCCCGCCGGCGCTCCGCTGGGTGCAGATAAGGGCCACACCCTCGCTATCGGCCCTCGCAGGGCTCGGGGCGGCGGGCAGTACGCCTGAGTTCTGAGGCGCTCTGTTTGCCACGGTAGGCCAAAAAGTGCTTCAAATCCGCTATTCCCACCCCCAGCCTTTTCGGTCTCTCCTACTCTCCGTCCACTCTGTTCTCGCGGCACGCGCCTGACCATATTTCTCCTACATCTGGATTGGCAGGCCCTGGAAGGTCCCGGATCACGTTCACCAATGAAAACATTGAACTGGCAGAGGCGGAGCGACGGCAGCTGTAAGAGCTTGAGGTTAACCGCGTCAGCTCCGAGCTGGGAGTGAGCGGCCCTACCCGGCACTGCCCTCCTCAGGACCGAGGCGACGAGCGCTTAATGCTGGAGTTAGCGTTCCCCAGCACAAGTTTCCCAGGTCCAGCTAGGGTGACAACCCTAGAGGGAAGGCCCCAGGAGCTTTGGTCGTAGGGAGAATAGATAGGGACACTGGAAGCCAGTCCACTGGGAGGTGGCTCCATAAACAGCTCCTTGATGTTAGCAACAGACCGGGCCTACGGGAGCTAGGGCCACCCGGCAACGTACCCAGTGTTTGTCAACAGCGGCATCCCCCATCGCCAACCAAACCAGACGCCCCAGAGCCTGCACGCAGCCTCAAGTATGCCttccctctttttcctcccaGTGCTTAATGTACACTGCTGGGGGGCACAGGTCCGGGTCCAGCACCATCTCCGAAACCTTCCCCCTTGGATCTGAGAGCGCCCCCACCTATTAGAGAGGGAACTTGGGTCCCAGGAAGACTCCAATTAGGCCCAGTTTTCTGTCACTCCCtaagcaaaaatacaaataagcacatcattttttcttaataaatttattCACAAAAAGTGATATTGCAGGGGGTCTGGGGGCTGTACACGGGCAGGGGCTTGGTGAGCTCTGTACATGGGGCTGGGAGACAAGGGAGCCTCCAGGTGGAAgggtattttttaataaaaaaaataatggaGCTACAACcactccctcccccctccccgattaaaaagacacaaaaatagacGTCTCTGAAGTAAACGGGGAGCCTGGGGCTTAAGGGTGTTTAAAGGGCTTCACAGGTGCCAGGGCTTAGAGAGGGTGTCACAGGCACCGGGGTGGCTCCTGCATCAGTTGGTAGAACAGCACGTAGCCCTCGCTGGATGCCACCTGGTTTTCACTGACAGGGGAGACACTAGGAAAAAGGGAGATCGGGAAAGGGTTGTGGTCATTACTGTTTACTCCCTTCTCCCTCAAGACCGAACCTCAGAGCATCCAGGAAGAGATCAGGCAAGACCTCCGCCTCTCCTTTCACCTGGCACTCTGCTCTCCTGGGACTTCACAGAAGGGGAGGGTGTCAGGGCTGAGTGGGAATGGGGCAAGATGTAAATAGGAGGCTGTTCTCACCGAGAGTCATTGTAGACATGCCAACCAGTCTGGCACCTGCACAGGGCTGTGTAGTGGCCATAGTGGACGCTGCCTGAGTGGTTGCAAAGGGCATACAGCTGGTATACAGGACTTCCTGCGGGGTTGGAGATGATCAAGTTCTACAATCAGAGCTGTGCCCCCACTCCTTTGGCTCCTTAGGACTTTCCCCACCAGACTCACCGGCTTTGTCACTGGCAAAGTCCCCTAGGCTCAGTCGCTGCAGTGGAAAGTCTACACCTACTGAACTCTTCTTGATGGAGCCTCGGGAGGCAGAAAAGCGATTCAGATCTAAGCCCTGGTTAAGGAGCATTTGGGAGGCAGTGGGCCTCTGAGGGGGACTTCTGTCCTGAAAGCtgtcctctccccactcccaaaacactgggagtAGCTTGTGGAAAAGGGTGTGGCAGGCTTTTCCTAAGGAAAATTCAATTCTCTGGAAACATGGAGGGTGAGGAAAGAGAATGTATGGGAGGTATCCTAAGAGAAGTAAGAATCTGAAGATTAGGATATGGAGCACGAGGATTCGAGGGAATCTTTGTACTGTCAACTTTTTGGTACTTCGAGTTTTCTGCCGACATCGATCACACACCTGAATAAATGGCAAACAGTGTTAGGTTAATGTGCTCCTAACTTCAACTGGCTTTTCTGACACTCCAATCCACATATAAATTTCGTATGCACTTCATTACAGCTGGATCCTCTCGGCTTCTCCCCTTTGCTCTAGGAGTACTAGAACATATCTGAGACTCCAACACAAACCcagatacataaatattattCCCCATATTAAGGCATCATGCAATCCATTTTATCCACATGGAGTCCCCCTCCCCCCAGGTCTCCCACCCTTACTATATCCCTTGTGAACCTCCACATACTGGGGCATTCTCCGACTCTAGCTCTTCTTCCTTAGTGAAAAGGTTGAAACAATCCCGCAGAGACACTTTGCCCCCAGCAAATCCTTTCTGGgggaaaaggggaagaaaggtCAACATGTTCTGAATTTCCTTTTCCAACTCTTCTCAATCAATCCAGGCTTCAGTTCTGCTCCAGAAACCCACAGGGTTCCCGCCCTCACTCTGGGGGTGGGTAGGCTTGGGTCACAGAGCCCCTGTCCTGTCCACCCCGGAATCCTCTGGAATCCCACCTTGGGGATGGGCAGGGACAGGTCACAAAAAACCTCGAAGGTCGTGGAGCGATACCCACAGGCCTGGCACTTGAGACAACTTTTCAACTGGCCCACAAACAGGTCTAGACAGAAGCACAGGGACAGGAGAAAAGGTCATTGTTGGATGTTATGAGATGATTTCTCGGATTTCTATCTCTTTCTGCCCCTTTGCCTGACCCTTCCTTTCCCACTACCAACACTCCTAATCAACTCTTCACACAGCTTCACATTTGCATCATCCAGTCTTCTTCCCATACCCCTCGATAGTATCAATTTTCCCCCCAAGCCTGTACCCCCCTCACACACTAATTTTCCCTCATTGCTTTGCCCCATTCCATACCCACAATCTTGCTGTCCTCTCGCTCCAGGTAACGTTTCCACATTAGGTTGGCTCGGTCATCATCACTACCACAGATCAAAGGAAGTGGGGAGCATCCATGAGACAGCAAGAACACTGGGCACCCCAACACCCACTGAAACGACCCACAGAGCCCTACACCCCACCCACACCCCTGCTTCTTCCCTATATTTCAAGGAAAAGTCAAAGGAATAATGCCTCAATGAACTTTCTGGGGAAATCTGAGgtgagaggaaaaggaaggattGTACACAAGGGAAGAATATGCTGTCTTCCTCAACCTGTAAATTAATTATCCCCTTCTTCAATTTGGTGACATCCCTAGCATGATCTTCTGCCTCCATCTGCTCCCTTAGActccccctcttccttccttctacttctACGCTGCTTCTCACACTATTTTCTATACTAAAGGGTTTTCCTGGACCCTACATCTTTCATCTTGACTAGTTCAGTTCTATGAAGTGTAAATGCTGCTGATAAACTACTGGGGAGAGGAGGTAGAGGGAACGACCCTTACCTTAACTCAGGTTCTTCTAGCAGAGCCCCTCCTCGGCGGGGTGGAGAGGGAACTGGACCATTGGCAAGGATTGGTGGAGCCCGGCGGCCTCGGCGGTTGATTTCAAGGTGTAGCCGCTCCATGAGGAGCTTCAGGAACTCTTGGGCATCCTGCTGGCTACAGCCAGACAAAGAGTATGGGCAACTGTCTCCCCTCCTAGTCCACAGACACTATTCCCTGCCCAGATACCGGTCCCCACTTCCTGGATGAAGAACATCTCAAAGCTCAGAACAATGCTGCCAGGGCCCTTGCTTGGCCCTACCCCCAGACATGGCCAGAGAGAAATCCCATAGCCTCCAGCTCTCCCACCTGTATCCAGAGAAGGAGGGAACATATTTCTGGAAGACAGCTCGGAATCGAGTAGGATTCACAGCTTCGCAGGAGTCAGGGTGCCAGAGGGCACcaatcacatctgcaaaggcTGTTAGGATGGGAGTAGGGAAGGGAAACAAAGGTTAATGTCTGGAAGAGGCAAGCAAGATGTGGCTCAGAGGGCAGAAAATAACCTTTAGGAAAGTAGGCACTGGGAAAAGTAGATACAACTGCCAGATTTAAGGGTTGGGGGCCACCAGTACTGGCAGATGGACCTGCAAGTGGTTGGGGAAAAAGGGACTTGAACAGAGGGAGCAGGAGTTGTTGCCCCACCTTCAGTGAGCTCTTGGGCTCGGCCTCCTCCAGGCACCTCTTGCCGGAAGTCCCTTCTAAGACAGAAGTCCCGAAGAGGTCGAGTGCTGCTCAGACACTGCAGCACAGCATTCAGGAAGCACTGGAGAGCAGTAGGGACACTGCTGTTATCTCTCCAGACCACTACCCAGGAAGCCTTAGAAGAGCCTCAGAGCTCTCCTTCCACATGCCTTCCCCAAGCTCACGGGttttccccacccccagcaccatttcacattccttttagagaggaaagacaggagaatggctcTCACCGTGTTTCCCAAGTTTCGAAGGCCAACATGACCAGAGCCCAGAAGCAGTGTGTGATGAGCCTGGAAGGTCAGAATACAATCGGCAAGTTCTTATATATCCTACCAAGCACTTTAACCTTTTGACAGCATGCTGCCCACTGCCTGCCCATCCCATGCATGTTTAATCCCCAAACTCTACCCTATTCCCCTCACTAGGTATTCTAGTCTCCCTACCTCACTGGTCATGAGCAGTAAGCCCATCACAGCTGAATGTACCACGGACTCAGCCATGGCTGTCCCACCTGTTGCCCACTTACTCCTCTGCTCAGCTAGCCGACGTTGCAGCTCCTGGGGCAACTCCCCCAGCACCGGCATGGTTGCCCAGCTGCTCACCACTCCCACCTTTCTGCCCCCAAAACCCCCTCCTGCCCCCGTGGCCCCTTCTTGCCCTTCTGCTGCTGGCTCCAATTGCAATCAGCCTAGCTTACTTAGCTCAGAAAATGTGCAACCACATTTGCTAAGATGTTCTGAGCTCGCCTCTCTTTAGCTCCAGAGATTAATTAGGCCTAGGCAAAGTCCCAGTAGAGAAAGTGCAACAAGGGAAAGTAAGGGCCTGGGGACCCAAAGAAGAATTCTGAATAGTTGGGCTAATTCCCTGGGGACCCTGGGCACACCATGCTGGGGAGTCACCAACAACCCAAAAAAGGGTCTAGGAGGCTCAAGGGTATTTAAGCAAGGGAGAGGTGTGTCCAAACTGCTGTAATGAAGGGCTGAGAAAGGAACTTCAGGGAAATGGGGGACGGGAAAGGCAGAGGATGGCAGGAAAGCACAGAGGAACATGGGCATGAAGGCCACATGTGTGGCAAGTCCTCACCATCTTGTCATCAGAGTAGAAAGGCTCAGAGGACCGGGCGGATATCATGTGGAAGGAGCCATGGGAAGCAGGGGGCTCTGTCCGTATGCTGAACAGTGTGGGGGGTCCAGGAAAGCCCCCTAGGCGGCGGAGAGAAGTGCTACGTCTCAAAGTGGGTGGCTCAGGCCGGAGGGCCAAGCGGCTCAGTGCAGCCCCAAGCTCTCCGGTGCCACGGTGCCCTCCCAAGGCAATCCCCATTGGACGCAAGTCCCCACTGCTCACAGACTTGGAACGGGCTAAGTTGGTCCGAGATGGGAGAGGCAAAGCCACAGTTGGGGGTGGTGAGCCAGGCAGGGGAACCCCATGATCTGCTCGAAGGGGGCCTCTGGGTCGAGGGCCTGAGGTCCGTCCCCGTCCCAGCTCCAGTTTCTTGAGCCGTTCATCAGGGGGACCTggccggggaggcagaggtcgtaACATGGGGTTTGGCCCAGAGGCTGGGTTTCTGCGCTCCTTGCTGCGGGCCCTGGGGGCAAATGGTAGCTTGGATCCCACTCGGGGCTGGATATTAACAGGTGGCTCTCGGGTCCGGCCCAGGCGGTGCTCAGAGGCTTGGGGCATTGTGGACACCACAGGCTGGACCTGGGAGGAGAAGAGAGTGTCAGCATTTGAATATGGGGGGAAATGGGAACCCAGGCTGCTGTACTGAACCCTGCCACACTAATTTTCCCTTATTGCTTTGCCCCATTCCATACCCACAATCTTGCTGTCCTCTCATTTCCACATTAGGTTGGCTCAGTCATCACCACTACCACATCAACGAAAGTGGGGAGCAGTATATGCACTGAGGGCAGGAACCAGATCTATCGAATCAGCCATCGTATGTATCCCCAGTACCTGGCATCGTGTTTGGTACAAAGTAAATACTTAGTATCTATTgagtaaacaaatgaatgaaagataGCAGCCCATGGCTTTGACCCTTTCTATACTCCTGTCCCCTCCCTGCAGAATACAGCTTTACTGAAAAGCCAGTGATAACTCCTATGGCGGCTCTAACGTAACATAGGACCCCATACCCGGCTAGTAAAGTAGGATGTGCTTCGAGTCACTTAAGATCTCTAGCCAAATGGTAGTGTAGATGCAAGAATAACAGCCCAAAAGACAGTCCTCCATCCTCAAATCCCTGCCTCTCTGGGCTGCAAATGAAGCAGACTAAATAGGGGACTTACGATCCATTCCCTCCCCCACCTCCGACCTCCGACATGGTGTCGAGGTTCAGGAGGCAGTGGTCGGGGATGCAGGACGAACAACTCCTTGACCCTTAATCTCTGCACCTCTCCCACCACAGCAGGGCTTTTCGCCGGGTCCGCCCCCCTCGAGGGCAGAAAGGCCGAGACTGCTGATTGGCTACGGAATCCGGCGGCGTATTCCCCGCGGTCCAGGGATGCTGTCCCTCCAGCCCAGTTCTCCCAGGCCCCGCCGGGCCCCACGCGCCTTTGTGGAGTGTCCTCTCGGGTCTGGAGCAGTCTTCCCTCTGCGCCCCCCCACACCCCGCCATGCCATAACGCCCCGGCCCGTACCTGTCCCCCGATGAGGCGGCGGGAGAGGCCAGCCAGGGCCAGGCCCCAGTTCAGGGCCACCCCCTACTACCCCCGTGCAGCCCCTCAGTGGGCCCGGCTGCAGCTTTAGCAGCAGCCTTTGCCCAGATCGCTCCCGCCGCAGGGGCCGCCGCCATCTTTGTTGGTCCCGCCCGACCACCGGCCACCGGCTTCACCGTCTCTCAAAGCGCCTGCGCATCCACACTCGAACTCCTCCCACCCGGCCCCTTGGCGCTTGCGTGAGCCCGCCCCACGGCTCCGCGATCGACACCATGGAAACGCAGCCAAGTTTAGGGTCGCTAGTTCTCAACGCTGCCCAGAGTGCTCTTTAATCCATGACTCCAAAGCAAGTCCCCGAGGTATAGGGTGTCGTCGCCCCATCCTGTAGCCCATAGGGATGGAGATCTGACAGTCGTAGTATGGCTGCGAGGCTTAAAGCACAGATCCTTCCCAAACAGCAGGGGTGCAAGTGTGGCAAGCTGCAGGCCTGGGTCCAGCCCGCAGACCAGTGGGGAAGCATCCAGCACTTCACAGAGGAATGGGAAGATCCCTGGAGGGCGGGAAGTGCTGGTCCTGCAAAACCACTTCTTGCAGGCTAACACAGTAGGGCGAAGCATGGCTTACCACTAAAGGACAAAGGCAGATCTGAGCAGCAGGGGGAATAGTCAACATTTCATTCCCACTCCTGACCACAGCATCCCCTATTTCCGACTCCCTCCCAGCCCAACCCGTCGTAGCTGTTCATGTGCCTCAGTTTTTAGCCCATTTAACCTATGTTAACAGCTCCCAATGAGAACCACAGGCTACCAGAGGAAGCGGCTTTTATTGATGGGTTATCTCCAGAAACCAGAAAGACTTTATGTACTCACTTTCAGTTACCCCCATGCCTCCAGGATCGCATGTTGCTCCACCTAGGGGCGGATATAAATTACCTCTACATTGTCCAAAGCCCAGTCTTTCCCTTCCCTGTGCAGCCTTAGAAACTAAGTAGCAATACTggttggtgtttgtttgtttctcccccAGCAATGACTGCTGCAGCTACTTAGTAACAACTAGAGGTGGAGGGTGTCCGGGGAAGCAGTTAGGTAAGTGTGATGCACAGGAAAACAGTATCGTAGCCTATCAAAGGGCCCTCTGCCCTGCCTCGGTGGCTTGATTCTTCATTGGTTGCATTTCTCTTTGTGTTGGATGACGCCCTTCTGAATCAGATCAGGGATTTCTACTGCCAGCCATGGACCCAGCTGCAATACAAGGAAAATCCTGTGAGATTACTACCAGTCAATGCTTCTTATTCCATTAGAAGCTCCCTCCTGGAGACAGATTCTGGGGGGACATGCTTAAGGGACAACACtgttattccttttattcttaGCTGCTTTTCCTATAATGCTCAGGGCCTAAgcccctcttcctccttttatGCCAAATACA
This region of Macaca fascicularis isolate 582-1 chromosome 1, T2T-MFA8v1.1 genomic DNA includes:
- the PPOX gene encoding protoporphyrinogen oxidase isoform X3, encoding MGRTVVVLGGGISGLAASYHLSRAPCPPKVVLVEGSERLGGWIRSVRGPNGAIFELGPRGIRPAGALGARTLLLVSELGLDSEVLPVRGDHPAAQNRFLYVGGALHALPTGLRGLLRPSPPFSKPLFWAGLRELTKPRGKEPDETVHSFAQRRLGPEVTLAQRPQASSLLNQLQSSLFKSTTPSLTLKVASLAMDSLCRGVFAGNSRELSIRSCFPSLFQAEQTHRSVLLGLLLGAGRTPQPDSALIRQALAERWSQWSLRGGLEMLPQALETHLTSRGVSVLRGQPVCGLSLQAEGRWKVSLRDSSLEADHVISAIPASVLSELLPAEAAPLARALSAITAVSVAVVNLQYQGAHLPVQVMLGGSWLQTLEASGCVLSQELFQQRAQEAAATQLGLKELPSHCLVHLHKNCIPQYTLGHWQKLESARQFLAAHRLPLTLAGASYEGVAVNDCIESGRQAAVSVLGTEPNG
- the PPOX gene encoding protoporphyrinogen oxidase isoform X5; amino-acid sequence: MGRTVVVLGGGISGLAASYHLSRAPCPPKVVLVEGSERLGGWIRSVRGPNGAIFELGPRGIRPAGALGARTLLLVSELGLDSEVLPVRGDHPAAQNRFLYVGGALHALPTGLRGLLRPSPPFSKPLFWAGLRELTKPRGKEPDETVHSFAQRRLGPEVASLAMDSLCRGVFAGNSRELSIRSCFPSLFQAEQTHRSVLLGLLLGAGRTPQPDSALIRQALAERWSQWSLRGGLEMLPQALETHLTSRGVSVLRGQPVCGLSLQAEGRWKVSLRDSSLEADHVISAIPASVLSELLPAEAAPLARALSAITAVSVAVVNLQYQGAHLPVQVMLGGSWLQTLEASGCVLSQELFQQRAQEAAATQLGLKELPSHCLVHLHKNCIPQYTLGHWQKLESARQFLAAHRLPLTLAGASYEGVAVNDCIESGRQAAVSVLGTEPNG
- the PPOX gene encoding protoporphyrinogen oxidase isoform X2 encodes the protein MGRTVVVLGGGISGLAASYHLSRAPCPPKVVLVEGSERLGGWIRSVRGPNGAIFELGPRGIRPAGALGARTLLLVSELGLDSEVLPVRGDHPAAQNRFLYVGGALHALPTGLRGLLRPSPPFSKPLFWAGLRELTKPRGKEPDETVHSFAQRRLGPEVASLAMDSLCRGVFAGNSRELSIRSCFPSLFQAEQTHRSVLLGLLLGAGRTPQPDSALIRQALAERWSQWSLRGGLEMLPQALETHLTSRGVSVLRGQPVCGLSLQAEGRWKVSLRDSSLEADHVISAIPASVLSELLPAEAAPLARALSAITAVSVAVVNLQYQGAHLPVQGFGHLVPSSEDPGVLGIVYDSVAFPEQDGSPPGLRVTVMLGGSWLQTLEASGCVLSQELFQQRAQEAAATQLGLKELPSHCLVHLHKNCIPQYTLGHWQKLESARQFLAAHRLPLTLAGASYEGVAVNDCIESGRQAAVSVLGTEPNG
- the PPOX gene encoding protoporphyrinogen oxidase isoform X6 produces the protein MGRTVVVLGGGISGLAASYHLSRAPCPPKVVLVEGSERLGGWIRSVRGPNGAIFELGPRGIRPAGALGARTLLLVSELGLDSEVLPVRGDHPAAQNRFLYVGGALHALPTGLRGLLRPSPPFSKPLFWAGLRELTKPRGKEPDETVHSFAQRRLGPEVTLAQRPQASSLLNQLQSSLFKSTTPSLTLKVASLAMDSLCRGVFAGNSRELSIRSCFPSLFQAEQTHRSVLLGLLLGAGRTPQPDSALIRQALAERWSQWSLRGGLEMLPQALETHLTSRGVSVLRGQPVCGLSLQAEGRWKVSLRDSSLEADHVISAIPASVLSELLPAEAAPLARALSAITAVSVAVVNLQYQGAHLPVQVMLGGSWLQTLEASGCVLSQELFQQRAQEAAATQLGLKELPSHCLVHLHKAKNLFKWQQSHDRTVE
- the PPOX gene encoding protoporphyrinogen oxidase isoform X4 — translated: MGRTVVVLGGGISGLAASYHLSRAPCPPKVVLVEGSERLGGWIRSVRGPNGAIFELGPRGIRPAGALGARTLLLVSELGLDSEVLPVRGDHPAAQNRFLYVGGALHALPTGLRGLLRPSPPFSKPLFWAGLRELTKPRGKEPDETVHSFAQRRLGPEVTLAQRPQASSLLNQLQSSLFKSTTPSLTLKVASLAMDSLCRGVFAGNSRELSIRSCFPSLFQAEQTHRSVLLGLLLGAGRTPQPDSALIRQALAERWSQWSLRGGLEMLPQALETHLTSRGVSVLRGQPVCGLSLQAEGRWKVSLRDSSLEADHVISAIPASVLSELLPAEAAPLARALSAITAVSVAVVNLQYQGAHLPVQGFGHLVPSSEDPGVLGIVYDSVAFPEQDGSPPGLRVTVMLGGSWLQTLEASGCVLSQELFQQRAQEAAATQLGLKELPSHCLVHLHKAKNLFKWQQSHDRTVE
- the PPOX gene encoding protoporphyrinogen oxidase isoform X1, which gives rise to MGRTVVVLGGGISGLAASYHLSRAPCPPKVVLVEGSERLGGWIRSVRGPNGAIFELGPRGIRPAGALGARTLLLVSELGLDSEVLPVRGDHPAAQNRFLYVGGALHALPTGLRGLLRPSPPFSKPLFWAGLRELTKPRGKEPDETVHSFAQRRLGPEVTLAQRPQASSLLNQLQSSLFKSTTPSLTLKVASLAMDSLCRGVFAGNSRELSIRSCFPSLFQAEQTHRSVLLGLLLGAGRTPQPDSALIRQALAERWSQWSLRGGLEMLPQALETHLTSRGVSVLRGQPVCGLSLQAEGRWKVSLRDSSLEADHVISAIPASVLSELLPAEAAPLARALSAITAVSVAVVNLQYQGAHLPVQGFGHLVPSSEDPGVLGIVYDSVAFPEQDGSPPGLRVTVMLGGSWLQTLEASGCVLSQELFQQRAQEAAATQLGLKELPSHCLVHLHKNCIPQYTLGHWQKLESARQFLAAHRLPLTLAGASYEGVAVNDCIESGRQAAVSVLGTEPNG